From Pseudarthrobacter equi, a single genomic window includes:
- a CDS encoding MFS transporter — translation MSTEQAAPLTGAAQSEAAQTRRAVGNILKGSAGNLVEWYDVYIYTAFLAYFQPHFFNSKDPMQGALEGMAVFAVTFLMRPIGSWFFGRFADRRGRKAALTLSVTMMSAGSFFIAILPTKDVIGVWALVLLVLARLVQGFSVGGEYGTSATYMSEAATAKRRGFFSSFQYVTLIGGQMLALLVLVVLQNALGKDALTEWGWRIPFAIGGVAALVVLWLRRSMEETVSASQVEAAANAKSSGEAQPGTLKLLFTKHWRALLICIGVTLGGTVAFYTYTNFILSFMNNTSGIPKETTSVINFWALFIFMLLQPVYGIISDKIGRKPLLLWFGITGVLFTWPLMSALAGTKDPMVAFLLMMGGLLIVGGYTSINALVKAELFPASIRALGVGLGYALANSMFGGTVPLIGAALQKSGQVELLFTYVTVAIGVSLLVYIFALKNKKSTHLDQEQGHAWDGGTASAADDDDRLAAAKR, via the coding sequence ATGAGCACCGAACAAGCAGCGCCGCTGACGGGGGCAGCCCAGTCCGAGGCGGCACAGACCCGCCGGGCGGTGGGCAACATCCTTAAGGGCTCCGCCGGAAACCTGGTGGAATGGTACGACGTCTACATCTACACGGCGTTCCTGGCCTACTTCCAGCCGCATTTCTTCAATTCCAAGGACCCGATGCAGGGTGCCCTTGAAGGCATGGCCGTCTTCGCAGTCACCTTCCTGATGCGGCCCATCGGCAGCTGGTTCTTCGGCCGGTTCGCCGACCGCCGGGGCCGGAAAGCCGCCCTGACGTTGAGCGTGACCATGATGTCCGCCGGTTCCTTCTTCATCGCCATCCTGCCCACCAAGGACGTCATCGGCGTCTGGGCCCTGGTCCTGCTGGTCCTGGCGCGCCTGGTGCAGGGCTTCTCCGTGGGCGGCGAGTACGGCACCAGTGCCACCTACATGTCCGAGGCCGCCACCGCCAAGCGCCGCGGCTTCTTCTCCAGCTTCCAGTACGTCACCCTGATCGGCGGCCAGATGCTGGCCCTGCTGGTCCTGGTGGTCCTGCAGAACGCCCTGGGCAAGGACGCCCTGACCGAGTGGGGCTGGCGCATTCCGTTCGCCATCGGCGGCGTGGCTGCTCTGGTGGTCCTGTGGCTGCGGCGTTCCATGGAGGAAACCGTCTCCGCCAGCCAGGTGGAAGCCGCCGCAAACGCCAAGTCATCCGGCGAGGCGCAGCCCGGCACGCTGAAGCTGCTCTTCACCAAGCACTGGAGGGCGCTGCTGATCTGCATCGGCGTCACCCTGGGCGGCACCGTGGCGTTCTACACGTACACCAACTTCATCCTCAGCTTCATGAACAACACCAGCGGCATCCCCAAGGAAACCACCTCCGTCATCAACTTCTGGGCCCTGTTTATCTTCATGCTGCTGCAGCCCGTTTACGGCATCATCTCGGACAAGATCGGCCGCAAGCCGCTGCTGCTCTGGTTTGGCATCACGGGCGTGCTGTTCACCTGGCCGCTGATGTCCGCACTGGCCGGCACCAAGGACCCGATGGTCGCGTTCCTGCTGATGATGGGCGGCCTGCTGATCGTGGGCGGCTACACCTCCATCAACGCCCTGGTGAAGGCCGAGCTCTTCCCCGCCTCGATCCGCGCACTCGGCGTGGGACTGGGATACGCGCTCGCCAACTCGATGTTCGGCGGCACCGTCCCGCTGATCGGCGCAGCCCTGCAGAAGTCCGGCCAGGTGGAATTGCTCTTCACCTACGTCACGGTGGCCATCGGGGTATCGCTGCTGGTCTACATCTTCGCGCTCAAGAACAAGAAGTCGACGCACCTGGATCAGGAACAGGGCCACGCCTGGGACGGCGGCACGGCTTCCGCCGCGGACGACGACGATCGCCTGGCTGCCGCCAAGCGCTGA
- a CDS encoding TetR/AcrR family transcriptional regulator yields MAWNTERTKELLLAAATEEFSANGLAGARVDRIAAAAGVNKERIYQYFGKKDELFDAVLAAEMIRVMTEVPIQGHGPEAFGDYAGRLFDRHTTDGVLPRLVFWEGLERGRETVSRATRTDHCAIKVGQVMEVLPGVGREDAADLLITVVTLCDGWPVLPQIDALLAGSGPDRAARRRAFIVRTATLMAGALLEDAAAGRPAVAAAAD; encoded by the coding sequence ATGGCCTGGAACACCGAACGCACCAAAGAGCTGCTGCTGGCTGCTGCCACCGAGGAATTCAGCGCGAACGGACTGGCCGGTGCACGGGTGGACCGCATTGCCGCCGCAGCCGGGGTCAACAAGGAGCGCATCTACCAGTACTTCGGCAAGAAGGATGAGCTGTTCGACGCCGTCCTGGCCGCCGAAATGATCCGCGTCATGACTGAGGTCCCCATCCAGGGCCACGGTCCTGAAGCCTTCGGCGACTACGCCGGCAGGCTCTTCGACCGGCACACCACCGACGGCGTGCTGCCGCGGCTGGTGTTCTGGGAAGGGCTGGAGCGGGGCAGGGAAACCGTCAGCAGGGCCACCCGCACGGACCACTGCGCCATCAAAGTGGGGCAGGTGATGGAGGTCCTCCCCGGCGTGGGCCGCGAAGACGCAGCAGACCTGCTGATCACCGTGGTCACCCTCTGTGACGGGTGGCCGGTCCTGCCCCAGATCGACGCACTCCTGGCGGGCAGCGGCCCGGACCGGGCCGCCCGCCGTCGGGCGTTCATCGTGCGGACCGCAACCCTGATGGCCGGCGCCTTGCTCGAGGACGCCGCAGCAGGCCGCCCTGCGGTGGCGGCAGCAGCGGACTGA
- a CDS encoding carboxypeptidase regulatory-like domain-containing protein: MPIPHPALSRPHQNPRQGAWARARAVLAAAVLLAAGLFAGAVPAHAATYTFKGVVKGKLTATATPAALANAWVGAYTNDSSASYVAGAWSAADGTYSFTVPAAGSYKIWITCGNNACADTYADKWNGDSSGAYNSTPLAVTDAAPTTTYNPQLEAYGTMSGRITNSAGQPVTAAEISASPANGGQYSTVRPDANGYYTLAKVSPNQAYISVRDDSGQRLYTEQYWNGTQGVDTYTAAAVPPGVKWTNANFVLKDETVLEATVTDPAGAPIAEMGYVPYVFNDATGAWDGPQMGPLTSDANGKIYWRMTVGKKYKICVFDTYYGEPRQYRYKSECYNNAPTIDTAVVLTATAQGQRVQANMQLEVAGLSLSPGRIFAYGSVQAGQTLTVDPGVWGPAPVTLTFQWQRTKGTETTDIAGATAATYTVTAADTGFDIFAKVTGSKAGYASYTDTVHAGQAGADATTASKPFTITGTPSAGSTLTVDHGTLTPTPEFGPYYDWFVNGVPDYRSNTKAFALTTADTGKKVTARLSVHAWPLQPYYGQASVTVAAGSLTAPVPTITGTAKVGTTLTANPGAWGPAPVTLAYQWFRSGVAITGATAATYPSVEADLGKTLTVRLTGTKSGFTTTAKTSAATAAVVAGTLTAPVPTITGTPKVGTTLTANPGAWGPAPVTLAYQWFRSGVAITGATAATYPSVAADLGKTLTVRVTGTKSGFTTTAKTSAATAAVVAGTLTGPTPTITGTKTVGSTLTANPGTWGPAPVTLAYQWYRGSTAITGATAQTYKLVAADKGTAIKVRVTGTKTAYTALARYSAATALIG; the protein is encoded by the coding sequence ATGCCGATACCGCACCCTGCCCTGTCACGCCCGCATCAGAACCCAAGGCAGGGTGCGTGGGCCCGGGCCCGGGCCGTCCTTGCCGCGGCCGTACTCCTTGCCGCCGGACTCTTCGCCGGAGCCGTCCCTGCGCACGCCGCAACCTACACCTTCAAGGGCGTGGTGAAAGGAAAGCTGACCGCCACCGCGACTCCCGCGGCCCTCGCAAATGCATGGGTGGGCGCCTACACCAACGACTCAAGTGCCTCCTACGTTGCCGGCGCCTGGTCGGCCGCAGACGGCACCTACAGCTTCACCGTCCCCGCCGCGGGCAGCTACAAAATCTGGATCACCTGCGGAAACAACGCCTGCGCAGACACGTACGCCGACAAATGGAACGGCGATTCCTCCGGTGCCTACAACTCCACTCCGCTGGCCGTCACCGACGCCGCACCTACTACTACCTACAACCCGCAGCTCGAGGCCTACGGGACCATGAGCGGCCGCATCACCAACAGCGCCGGGCAGCCCGTTACGGCCGCCGAGATCTCGGCCTCACCAGCAAACGGTGGCCAGTACAGCACGGTGCGGCCGGACGCCAACGGGTACTACACGCTGGCCAAGGTTTCGCCGAACCAGGCGTACATCAGCGTGCGGGACGACTCTGGCCAGCGCCTCTACACGGAGCAGTACTGGAACGGGACACAGGGCGTTGACACCTACACCGCCGCCGCCGTCCCGCCGGGCGTCAAGTGGACCAACGCGAACTTCGTCCTCAAGGATGAGACAGTCCTGGAAGCCACCGTCACGGACCCCGCGGGCGCACCCATCGCAGAAATGGGCTACGTACCCTACGTCTTCAACGACGCCACCGGCGCCTGGGACGGCCCCCAGATGGGCCCGCTGACCTCTGACGCCAACGGAAAGATCTACTGGCGCATGACGGTGGGCAAGAAATACAAGATCTGCGTCTTCGACACCTACTACGGTGAACCGCGCCAGTACCGCTACAAGTCCGAGTGCTACAACAACGCACCCACCATCGACACCGCCGTCGTCCTCACCGCCACCGCGCAGGGCCAGCGCGTGCAGGCAAACATGCAGCTGGAAGTGGCCGGACTCTCCCTGTCTCCGGGCAGGATCTTCGCTTATGGTTCGGTCCAGGCAGGCCAAACCCTGACCGTTGATCCGGGCGTCTGGGGCCCGGCGCCGGTGACCCTCACCTTCCAGTGGCAGCGCACCAAGGGTACGGAGACAACTGATATCGCCGGTGCTACCGCCGCAACCTACACCGTCACGGCCGCAGATACAGGCTTTGACATCTTCGCCAAAGTCACCGGAAGCAAGGCCGGCTACGCCTCCTACACGGACACCGTCCACGCGGGGCAGGCAGGTGCAGACGCCACCACCGCGTCCAAGCCGTTCACCATCACCGGAACCCCCAGCGCCGGCAGCACCCTCACCGTCGACCACGGAACGCTGACGCCCACCCCCGAGTTCGGGCCATACTACGACTGGTTCGTCAATGGCGTCCCGGACTACCGCTCCAACACCAAGGCCTTCGCCCTGACCACGGCGGACACCGGCAAGAAAGTCACCGCCCGCCTCAGCGTGCACGCCTGGCCGCTGCAGCCGTACTACGGCCAGGCCTCGGTAACGGTTGCCGCCGGGTCGCTGACGGCGCCGGTTCCCACCATCACCGGCACCGCCAAGGTGGGGACCACGCTGACCGCGAACCCGGGCGCGTGGGGGCCGGCCCCGGTCACGCTGGCCTACCAGTGGTTCCGCAGCGGGGTTGCCATCACGGGCGCCACGGCGGCGACGTACCCGTCCGTTGAGGCTGACCTGGGCAAGACGCTGACGGTCCGGTTGACCGGCACCAAGTCCGGGTTTACGACGACGGCGAAAACCTCAGCGGCCACAGCCGCCGTGGTTGCCGGTACGCTGACGGCGCCGGTTCCCACCATCACCGGCACCCCCAAGGTGGGGACCACGCTGACCGCGAACCCGGGCGCGTGGGGGCCCGCTCCCGTGACGCTGGCGTACCAGTGGTTCCGCAGCGGGGTTGCCATCACGGGCGCCACGGCGGCGACGTACCCGTCCGTCGCGGCTGACCTGGGCAAGACGCTGACGGTCCGGGTGACCGGCACCAAGTCCGGGTTTACGACGACGGCGAAAACCTCAGCGGCCACGGCCGCCGTGGTTGCCGGCACCCTCACCGGCCCCACCCCGACGATCACCGGCACCAAGACCGTCGGCAGCACCCTGACCGCAAACCCCGGCACCTGGGGGCCGGCCCCGGTCACGCTGGCCTACCAGTGGTACCGCGGCAGCACCGCCATCACCGGGGCCACGGCCCAGACCTACAAGCTGGTGGCCGCCGACAAGGGAACCGCCATCAAGGTCCGGGTCACCGGCACCAAGACGGCCTACACCGCGTTGGCGCGCTACTCAGCCGCGACTGCGCTGATCGGCTGA
- a CDS encoding pyruvate dehydrogenase, whose amino-acid sequence MAKELATQLIEQLQAAGVQRIYGIVGDSLNPLVDAVRQTGGSAKGGIDWVHVRHEEAAAFAAAAEAQLTGRLAVCAGSCGPGNLHLINGLYDANRSGAPVLAIASHIPSKQIGSSFFQETHPDRLFNECSVYSELVSTAEQAPRVMHSAIQHALGLGGVAVVTLPGDIAGLEASAPTPLPATFRPASLVPDPASVQALADAINDAGKVAIFAGAGVEGAHSELMALAELAKAPIGHSLRGKDFVQYDNPFDIGMTGLLGYGAAAEGIEDADLLVLLGTDFPYDQFLPDTRTAQVDRVAHRLGRRTDVDIAVHGDVLPTLRALLPLVKAKKSRRFLDQMLKKHDRLMNKAVGAYTRKVEKKQPIHPEYAASLLDQIAAEDAIFTADTGMCNVWTARYINPLGTRRLIGSFLHGSMANALPHAIGAQLAYPGRQVISVSGDGGLSMLLGELITAAAYKLPVNVVVFNNSTLGMVKLEMLVDGLPDFGVDVPDANYAAVAQALGFHAVRVTDPSQIEAAYREAFAHPGPSLVELITDPKALSIPPKISGSQVIGFATAMSKVVLNRGAGEAVSMARSNLRNIPRR is encoded by the coding sequence ATGGCCAAGGAACTTGCCACCCAACTCATCGAACAACTCCAGGCTGCCGGCGTGCAGCGGATCTATGGGATCGTGGGGGACAGCCTCAACCCCCTTGTGGACGCCGTCCGGCAAACCGGCGGTTCGGCCAAGGGTGGCATCGACTGGGTCCACGTCCGGCACGAGGAGGCCGCCGCGTTTGCAGCCGCCGCGGAGGCGCAGCTTACGGGCCGCCTCGCCGTGTGCGCCGGCTCCTGCGGCCCCGGCAACCTGCACCTGATCAACGGGCTCTACGATGCCAACCGCAGCGGCGCCCCGGTGCTGGCCATCGCCTCCCACATCCCCAGCAAGCAGATCGGCAGCAGCTTCTTCCAGGAAACCCACCCGGACCGGCTCTTCAACGAATGCTCGGTCTACTCGGAACTGGTCAGCACCGCCGAGCAGGCACCGCGCGTCATGCACAGCGCCATCCAGCATGCACTCGGACTGGGCGGAGTCGCCGTCGTGACCCTTCCCGGCGACATCGCCGGGCTCGAAGCCAGCGCGCCGACGCCGCTGCCTGCCACCTTCCGCCCCGCCAGCCTCGTCCCGGACCCGGCCAGCGTCCAGGCCCTGGCGGACGCCATCAACGACGCCGGCAAGGTCGCCATCTTCGCAGGCGCCGGCGTCGAAGGTGCCCACAGTGAACTGATGGCACTCGCGGAACTGGCGAAGGCGCCAATCGGCCACTCCCTGCGCGGCAAGGACTTTGTCCAGTACGACAATCCGTTCGATATCGGCATGACCGGGCTGCTGGGCTACGGCGCCGCCGCCGAGGGCATCGAGGACGCCGATCTCCTGGTCCTCCTGGGCACCGATTTTCCGTACGACCAGTTCCTGCCGGACACCCGGACTGCGCAGGTGGACAGGGTGGCGCACCGCCTCGGCCGGCGGACCGACGTCGACATTGCCGTGCACGGCGACGTGCTGCCAACCCTGCGCGCCCTCCTGCCCCTGGTGAAGGCAAAAAAGAGCCGCCGGTTCCTGGACCAGATGCTCAAGAAGCACGACCGGCTGATGAACAAAGCCGTGGGTGCCTACACCCGCAAGGTGGAGAAGAAGCAGCCCATCCACCCGGAATACGCGGCCTCACTGCTGGACCAGATAGCCGCAGAGGACGCCATCTTCACCGCGGATACGGGCATGTGCAACGTCTGGACGGCGCGGTACATCAACCCGCTGGGCACGCGGCGCCTGATCGGGTCCTTCCTGCACGGCTCAATGGCCAACGCCCTGCCGCACGCCATCGGCGCGCAGCTGGCGTACCCCGGCCGGCAGGTCATCTCCGTGTCCGGTGACGGCGGCCTGTCCATGCTGCTCGGTGAGCTCATCACCGCCGCCGCCTACAAGCTGCCCGTCAACGTGGTGGTGTTCAACAACTCCACCCTGGGCATGGTCAAGCTCGAGATGCTGGTGGACGGGCTCCCTGATTTCGGGGTGGATGTGCCGGATGCCAACTACGCCGCCGTGGCCCAGGCACTGGGCTTCCATGCTGTCCGCGTTACGGATCCCTCGCAGATCGAGGCGGCCTACCGGGAAGCGTTCGCGCACCCTGGGCCGTCGCTGGTGGAACTCATCACCGATCCCAAGGCGCTGTCCATTCCGCCCAAGATCTCCGGCTCGCAGGTCATCGGGTTTGCCACCGCCATGTCCAAGGTGGTCCTGAACAGGGGAGCAGGCGAGGCCGTCAGCATGGCGCGCAGCAACCTGCGGAACATCCCCCGGCGCTGA
- a CDS encoding hydroxymethylpyrimidine/phosphomethylpyrimidine kinase has translation MTSVSTGASPSATTPAVVLTIAGSEATGGAGAQADLKTFQELGVFGIANLTCIVSFDPKDNWNHRFVPVDQQVIADQLEATAAAYGPASGAPSVLDTVKIGMLGSPATISTVAGSLKANGFGNVVLDPVLICKGQEPGHALDTDQALKAEILPLATFVTPNHFEAESLSGLEITDVESLKAAAVRIHELSGAAVLAKGGVRLEGPDAVDVFFDGETLEVLSAPKVGEVAVSGAGCSLAAAVTAELAKGATPLEAARTAKAFVTEGIRNRVASGAPFDALWQGGAR, from the coding sequence ATGACTTCCGTTTCCACCGGCGCATCGCCGTCCGCCACCACTCCGGCCGTCGTCCTCACCATCGCAGGGTCCGAAGCCACCGGTGGTGCCGGCGCCCAGGCCGACCTGAAGACCTTTCAGGAGCTGGGCGTTTTCGGCATCGCCAACCTGACCTGCATCGTGTCCTTCGACCCGAAGGACAACTGGAACCACCGCTTCGTCCCGGTGGACCAGCAGGTGATTGCCGACCAACTGGAGGCAACGGCGGCGGCGTATGGACCGGCGTCGGGCGCCCCCTCCGTGCTGGACACCGTGAAGATCGGCATGCTGGGCAGCCCGGCCACCATCAGCACCGTGGCCGGCTCCCTGAAGGCCAACGGCTTCGGCAACGTGGTGCTGGACCCGGTGCTGATCTGCAAGGGCCAGGAGCCCGGCCACGCCCTGGACACGGACCAGGCCCTGAAGGCCGAGATCCTGCCGCTGGCCACCTTCGTCACCCCCAACCACTTTGAGGCGGAATCCCTCAGCGGCCTGGAGATCACGGACGTCGAGTCCCTCAAGGCCGCCGCTGTCCGCATCCACGAACTCAGCGGCGCGGCAGTCCTGGCCAAGGGCGGGGTGCGGCTGGAGGGCCCGGACGCCGTCGACGTCTTCTTTGACGGCGAGACCCTCGAAGTCCTCAGCGCCCCGAAGGTGGGCGAGGTGGCCGTTTCCGGCGCCGGCTGTTCGCTGGCGGCGGCCGTGACCGCCGAACTCGCCAAGGGCGCCACCCCGCTGGAGGCGGCCCGCACGGCCAAGGCGTTCGTGACCGAGGGCATCCGCAACCGCGTGGCCTCCGGTGCACCGTTCGATGCCCTGTGGCAGGGCGGCGCCCGCTAG
- a CDS encoding TIGR01777 family oxidoreductase yields the protein MRRTKTVVLAGASGFIGRYVRSRFEQDGWSVRTIGRKGAGNSSASWNDDDALTRVLNGADLVVNLAGRSVSCRYSARNRTSILESRVRTTEALGRAIARCQEPPSTWLNASTGTIYRDARDRPQSENDGEPGTGFSVDVARAWETALDVAATPKTRKIPLRISIVLGPGGGALRPFANLARLGLGGPMGDGNQKFSWIHVEDLYRCMRFLHARTDITGPVNVASPDVVSNHELMRLVRRAYGKRFGLPTPAWLLRAGAVLIRTEAELVLKSRWVLPQKLLSAGFIYRQPELGGALQQVAKGRV from the coding sequence ATGCGCAGAACCAAGACGGTGGTACTCGCCGGCGCTTCGGGTTTCATCGGCAGATACGTCCGGTCGCGTTTCGAGCAGGACGGCTGGTCCGTGCGGACCATCGGGCGCAAGGGAGCGGGGAATTCCTCGGCAAGCTGGAACGACGACGACGCCCTCACCAGGGTGCTCAACGGCGCCGACCTCGTGGTCAACCTCGCCGGACGCTCGGTGTCCTGCCGGTACAGCGCCCGGAACCGGACCTCGATTCTTGAGTCCCGTGTCCGGACCACCGAGGCGCTGGGCCGCGCCATCGCCCGGTGCCAGGAACCGCCGTCGACGTGGCTGAATGCCAGCACCGGGACCATCTACCGGGACGCCAGGGACCGGCCGCAATCAGAGAACGACGGCGAGCCGGGCACCGGATTCTCCGTGGACGTGGCCCGCGCCTGGGAGACCGCACTGGATGTTGCGGCCACGCCAAAAACCCGGAAGATCCCGCTGCGGATCTCTATTGTTCTCGGCCCCGGCGGCGGGGCGCTGCGGCCGTTTGCCAACCTCGCACGGCTGGGCCTGGGCGGACCCATGGGAGACGGCAACCAGAAGTTCAGCTGGATCCACGTGGAGGATCTGTACCGGTGCATGCGGTTCCTGCACGCCCGGACGGACATCACCGGACCGGTCAACGTGGCTTCGCCGGACGTGGTGAGCAACCACGAGCTGATGCGGCTGGTCCGGCGTGCCTACGGGAAGCGTTTTGGCCTGCCCACTCCTGCGTGGCTCCTGCGGGCGGGCGCCGTGCTGATCCGCACCGAAGCGGAACTGGTGCTCAAGAGCCGCTGGGTCCTGCCGCAGAAGCTCCTCTCCGCCGGGTTCATTTACCGCCAGCCGGAACTGGGCGGCGCCCTACAGCAGGTCGCCAAGGGACGGGTGTGA
- a CDS encoding TetR/AcrR family transcriptional regulator, with the protein MAAKSEQTRQKLAEVALRMFREIGFEKTTMRAIAAEAGVSAGNAYYYFESKDDLVHELYVQVQAEHAERAAGALDTTGGLAERLKAVLHAGLDVMAPYHRFGADFVATAIRPTSPVNPFSTASTPAREASLEIFRQAVDGARPAVSKKLRSDLPELLWLCYMGVTLFWVYDTSDGQQRTRRLVDGAAPLIARGLGLARVPGVGKVLDDVLNLSRSVRS; encoded by the coding sequence TTGGCTGCGAAGAGTGAACAGACCCGGCAGAAACTGGCAGAAGTTGCCCTGCGGATGTTCCGCGAGATCGGCTTCGAGAAGACCACCATGCGGGCCATCGCGGCCGAGGCAGGCGTCTCTGCGGGCAATGCGTACTACTACTTCGAGTCCAAGGACGACCTGGTCCACGAACTCTACGTCCAGGTCCAGGCGGAGCACGCCGAGCGCGCGGCCGGAGCGCTGGACACCACGGGCGGGCTTGCAGAGCGGCTCAAGGCCGTCCTCCACGCAGGCCTGGACGTTATGGCTCCCTACCACCGGTTCGGCGCCGACTTTGTGGCCACCGCCATCCGCCCCACCTCCCCCGTCAACCCGTTCTCCACAGCCTCCACCCCGGCCCGCGAAGCGTCTCTGGAGATCTTCCGGCAGGCGGTGGACGGCGCCCGGCCGGCTGTTTCCAAAAAGCTGCGCAGCGATCTGCCCGAGCTGCTGTGGCTCTGTTACATGGGCGTCACCCTGTTTTGGGTCTACGACACTTCGGACGGGCAGCAACGCACCAGGCGGCTGGTGGATGGGGCAGCGCCGCTGATCGCCCGCGGACTGGGGCTGGCCCGCGTTCCAGGCGTAGGCAAGGTCCTGGATGACGTCCTCAACCTCAGCCGCAGCGTCCGCAGTTAG
- a CDS encoding queuosine precursor transporter — MPAASGHNAAPETTSPQSPAKFASIGSPYFGIMLSFMAVVLILSNIGASKGVEIGPIVTDGGFFLFPLAYILGDVISEVYGFKVARKAIFTTFALSVFASLCYWVIIALPGFDDEYGIAKQSALEGALGPVPQIVLASLLAFLAGQTINSWILVKMKARTGEKSLWARLMGSSGAGEFVDTLIFCSIAASVIGITDFGMFLNYVVVGFLYKTLVEFLFVPVTALVIGWVKKREPSYGAAALPAA; from the coding sequence ATGCCTGCTGCCTCAGGACACAACGCCGCGCCCGAAACCACCTCGCCGCAATCTCCCGCGAAATTCGCCTCAATCGGCTCGCCGTACTTCGGCATCATGCTTTCCTTCATGGCAGTGGTGCTCATCCTGTCCAACATCGGCGCCTCCAAGGGTGTGGAGATCGGCCCCATCGTGACGGACGGCGGCTTCTTCCTGTTCCCGCTCGCCTACATCCTCGGTGACGTCATCAGCGAGGTGTACGGCTTCAAAGTGGCGCGCAAGGCCATCTTTACCACCTTCGCACTGTCCGTCTTCGCGTCCCTCTGCTACTGGGTGATCATCGCCCTGCCCGGGTTCGACGACGAGTACGGCATCGCCAAGCAGTCCGCGCTGGAGGGGGCACTCGGCCCCGTGCCACAGATCGTGCTGGCCTCGCTCCTGGCGTTCCTCGCCGGCCAGACCATCAACTCGTGGATCCTGGTGAAGATGAAGGCCCGTACAGGCGAGAAGTCGCTGTGGGCCCGGCTGATGGGGTCCTCCGGGGCGGGCGAATTCGTGGACACCCTGATCTTCTGCAGCATTGCCGCGTCCGTCATCGGCATTACCGACTTCGGCATGTTCCTGAACTACGTGGTGGTGGGGTTCCTCTACAAGACCCTGGTGGAGTTCCTCTTCGTCCCCGTCACCGCCCTCGTTATCGGGTGGGTCAAGAAGCGCGAACCGAGTTACGGGGCTGCCGCTCTACCGGCAGCTTGA
- a CDS encoding type IV toxin-antitoxin system AbiEi family antitoxin domain-containing protein yields MNGIPAFGQVNFWRTAEFLEQGLNARAISTLVRGGQLVRIRRGCYARGDWWNGLTEPDHLRQRVYGHSHGTLTTSAGSFVYSHTSAAALRRLHLWNVDDTVHLTQPGRPSGTSHGSDVAAHTGTINGRELSLVDGLPCTSLERTVVDSCLMFNVRQAVILVDHAARLGADVPLLRERCAALAGRNGAVALRTALELVDPRSESAGESLTRELIHRLKLPTPELQFSVYTANGPYRLDFAWPARKVALEFDGKSKYFDFHPTDEVIYNERQREKALTEDGWIVLRIEWKHLFSEAEFKYRVLRAFARNCEP; encoded by the coding sequence ATGAATGGGATCCCTGCTTTTGGCCAGGTAAATTTCTGGCGGACCGCCGAATTTTTGGAACAGGGATTGAACGCCCGGGCGATCTCCACGCTGGTGCGCGGTGGGCAGTTGGTCAGGATCCGCCGCGGCTGCTATGCCCGCGGTGACTGGTGGAACGGTTTGACGGAGCCGGATCACCTGCGTCAACGCGTTTACGGCCACTCACACGGAACGCTGACGACGTCGGCAGGAAGTTTTGTCTATAGCCACACCTCAGCCGCCGCCCTACGCCGGCTCCATCTCTGGAACGTCGATGACACAGTTCACCTGACGCAACCGGGCCGCCCTTCCGGAACTTCCCACGGATCTGACGTTGCCGCCCACACAGGGACAATTAACGGACGTGAACTTTCGCTCGTTGACGGCCTGCCGTGCACCTCGCTGGAACGGACAGTTGTGGACTCCTGCCTGATGTTCAACGTTAGGCAGGCGGTAATTCTGGTGGATCACGCCGCCAGGCTCGGTGCAGACGTTCCACTCCTTCGGGAAAGATGCGCTGCACTGGCAGGCCGCAACGGAGCTGTGGCGCTCAGAACGGCCCTTGAACTGGTGGATCCGCGCTCCGAGTCAGCCGGCGAAAGCCTCACCCGCGAACTCATCCACAGGCTGAAACTCCCCACGCCGGAACTTCAGTTTTCGGTGTACACGGCCAACGGACCCTATCGCTTGGACTTCGCATGGCCGGCCCGCAAGGTGGCACTCGAATTCGACGGCAAGTCCAAGTACTTCGACTTCCATCCAACTGACGAGGTGATCTACAACGAAAGACAGCGGGAAAAGGCGCTCACCGAGGACGGCTGGATCGTATTGCGTATCGAGTGGAAACATCTCTTCAGCGAGGCGGAGTTCAAGTATCGCGTACTGCGCGCGTTTGCCAGAAACTGCGAACCCTGA